The DNA region TGATTATTTTATTATGAAGTTGAGGTTGTTGTGAGGTAAAGAATATTGCTGCATAACTTAATATTAAGTGGCAACTAAATGATATAAGAAAGAAAACATAAAAATTATTACTTGTGTTCATTACAGTTATCTGTAATTAAAGCTACTTTTGTAAACCCAGCACTTGTAATTTCAGCAAGTAGTTTTGCTATTTCGCCATACTGCAAATTTTGATCTGCTTTGATAAAAATTCTGGTATTAAATTTTCCTTTAGTTCTAGTAAGTGCTTTAAGCTTATTGACTAATTGCGTTTTACTGATTTTAGTTTTAAATATATATATATTATTGCTTTTATCAATACTAATAGTTAAAGGTTCGCTTTGCTCTGATAATGGTTGACTTGCGCTAGTTTTAGGTAAATTAATATTAACGCCTAAAGTCAACATTGGAGATGTGACCATAAATACAATTAATAATACTAACATTACATCTACTAGAGGCGTGACATTTATATTGCTAATTAATGCTCTCTTAGAGCGTTTTTTAGCGAATACATTGCTAATAGCATTTATTGTATTGTTGTCCATATTGATTATCTTTTGTCTATAGTTTTACACAATACAGTATAAAATTTTCTAATAAAATTCTCTAATTTGCTTTCTACCAATGACAACTTATGAGTTAATATATTATAAAATATTCCAGCTGGAATAGCTGCAAATAATCCTATAGCAGTTGCAAGTAAGGCTTCTGCTATACCAGGTGCTACAACTGCTATGCTGGTATTTTTTGTGGCCGCGATTGCCTGAAAGCTATGCATAATACCCCATACAGTGCCTAATAATCCTATAAATGGTGCTGTGGAGCTAATTGTTGCAAGAACAATTAAGTAAGTTTCTAATTGCTCTGATATCTGATTTTTTGTTAACTCGATTGTATACAAAAGTCTATCTTTCAAATTACTGTTATTACCTGCAGTCACATTATGTTCATATTTGTATTCATTCAAAACTATTGTTAACATTGATGATATGGAATTACCATTGTTTTTATTAATTTTACTATATAGTTCATCTACCTGTTGATTAGATTGTAGTAGTTTATTAAACGTATTTATTTCTTTTTTTATATTATTAAAATGATAGTATTTATAAAAAATTATGGCCCAAGACCAAATTGATGCTATAATTAGTGTAACCATAACTGTTTTACAGATTATATCTGCTGATAAAAACGCTGAAATAATAGAGATTTGAGAAGTTAGAGAAGAATGTTCTAGCATTTAATACTTATTCTTAAATTTAAATAATTTCATATTATACTTTACCTTATCATAGGAGTTAAGTTTTACTTTCCAGTATACTTAAAGTGTTGTGAGCACGCAATAAGATATTGCTTTGCATTATTGAATGATTTAATTGATTGTTAAAAAGGATATTATTTTAATGGATTACTTGAGTTGCAAATTTGTAAGATTAAGACGTAATCGACAATATGAATGGCTAAGAGATTTAGTTGCAGAGACAAGCATTTTGTCTTCAGATTTAATTTTGCCGATTTTTATTACTGATGGTATGAATAAAGAAATAATAATTAACACTATGCCTAGCGTTAAAATTGTTTCACCTGATTTAGCTTTGCAGAAAGTTGAGGAAGCTATTGATTATGGTATAAGAGCTGTTGCATTGTTTCCTAGTATTTCTGCAGCACAAAAAAGCAATGATGCAGCAGAAGCTTGTAATGCTAATAACCTTATTTGTCAAACTATTAGATTATTAAAAAGTAATAATAGGTTTAGAAAAGTAGGAATTATTGCTGATGTTGCACTGGATCCTTATACTATACATGGCCATGACGGATTACTAACTGATGATTGTTTAGATATAGATAATGATAGGACTTTAGCAGTGCTATGCAAGCAATCACTAAAGTTAGCTGATGCTGGAGCTGATATAATTGCCCCATCCGATATGATGGATGGTAGGGTTAAGGCAATACGAGGATCCTTAAATAGCAAAGGGTATTGTAATACTATTATTTTATCTTATGCAGTTAAATATGCATCAAATTTTTATGGACCATTTCGTAATGTAGTAGGAGCAAAATTATCTTCTGGACCATCCTCAAAAAAAACTTATCAAATGGATTATCGTAATACTAGAGAAGCATTAAAAGCAGTAGAAATTAATATTCAAGAAGGAGCAGATATGGTAGTAGTTAAGCCTGCTATGACATATTTAGATATAATTTCTAATGTTAAAAATAATTTTAATATTCCAGTTTTTGCTTATCAAACTAGCGGTGAATATTCTATGATAAAGTATGCAGCTCTTAATGATTGCATGGACTTTGATCAAGCAATATTAGAATCAATTCAATGTATTAAAAGAGCAGGCGCAACAGCAATTTTTACTTATGCTGCGATTAAACTAGCAAGGTTTCTAGCAGCTAATCATTAGATATGATTTAGGTATAGATGATTTTTGCAAGTATTTTGAAAAAGGAATAAAAAAAATGTATGCTTCAAATCCTAAATACAAAGGTAAAATGAGTTGTAATCTGAGCTTATCGGAAATTATAACTAAACTACTATAAAACAGTTATAATAGTTTGGCTATCACCATGGTCTAGATATACTTTTCAAAAAGTATATAATATAACTGTTTTATAGTAGTTTAGCTATATCATACTTACTCTTTGTGTATGTTGATAAGCTTTTTTACCATAGCGCCTGCTACCTCCATAGTTACAGTATGCAGTATCTTCTATTCCAGACTCATCAATAAGTGCTATCTTGTCTTTTGGTATTATCTTAATTGTTTTTGTGAATTCATTTCTTAACATATTGTTACTTTTGAATAATAAAAACTTTTTTATAGCTATATCGAAAGTTCTTGATCGTTCTTAGTATTATGCTACTTGCAATCTTTCTGATATAAACTTGCTAATTCTTTGCTAGTTTTATCAGTATTATTTTTAAGCATTTTTTATTAAAGGTATTAGGTTAGTTATTCTATGACTATATCATTTTGAGTTATGCTACATCTTTTTTCTATATATTTTCTATCTTTCATTAAAAGCATATTGATATAAATTCATATTTTGTCTTGAAAGATTAATATAAATTAAGTATTATGCGATATTATACATTTAATAAGGAAATAAGCTTATGAAAGCAAAGAAAAAAAAGCATAATAAAGTTGTTAATCTTAAAAATAAAACTGAAAAAACAGCAAATAACAGTGCTGCTGAACAGCAAATAATGGAAATAAATGCTGCATTTTCCGATAAAATTAAGAAATCTCTATATAAAGGTGCTGTATTAGAATCAATCTTCGCTTGCGCATTAAAAACTGAAGATATCGAAACTTTAAAAATTATAGAATCGCAAAATATTAAAATAAATACAGAATGTATTACTGAATTATTTGTGGGCTTTATTACAGAATTCAGTAAGTATAAATTTGCTATACAATGGCTACAAGAACAATTTTCATCAATAATAGATGATTTAGTTACTGAAACCCCAAAAATTATAAAGTGTATGATAATAGATAGTTGCGAAAATAGAGATGATGAACTCATTTCCTTCATTATAAAAAATTACAGTAACAAAATAGATATTGATGAGGCTTTTGATAGCCTTGTTACATTAAATTTTGGACGTGGTATAACTCTGTTATTAAATAACTGTAAAGTAACACAAGAGTCTATACAAAAAGCTATAAAAACAGCTCAAACATTAGGCAATATTGCAGCTGAAAAGATATTAAATCCTAATATTAAACTAAAAAAACCACCACGCAAAAAAAAAAGTGAAATACAATATTCTAATTTCAAAGAAGCTGAAATAAAAGATAAATTCAAACATTGTACTTCTTGCCCTAATGATTACGAGATATTTTTAACTAAATTTTTTAAGATTGTTCACTCTTGTAATAAAAATGATATTAATAAATTCATTAGCGATTGCGAAATATGCCTACAATCCAGTAATGAGGATAATGAAAAAAATTATGTTATAGATTTCCTTATACAGGTTCAAAATTATTTTATATTACCTGCTCACAAAACAGAAAGCCTTACTAAAGTTATATTGCCTTATTTTGAAGCAAAAGAAGATTGGTATAACATTGCAGTATTCCATATAAACAGATGCATTGAGAACAAGATATTTCATTTCGAAAAAGCTATTGATGCTGTTTTTAAAATTAACAAAACCTCTGAAAGAGATAAGTATGCTTTTGTATCAACGGTATTGAAATATAATATACTAAATGATGCAGTAAATTGGGCTAGATATTTAAAATTTTCAGATAAACTACAAAAATTTTCTACAGGTGTATATAATACACTGAATACAGCTATTTTATATAAAAAAATTTCAACTTTTATATTGAAAGGTGATAAAAACAATGCTGAAAAATATATAGAAAAATTACACGAATCGCTCCCAAAAGAAATTATACACTTAGAATACAGATTGAAATTTGATAGTAATTTTGATTACAGTAATGAAGTACAACGTGTATATAATATAAAGGCTAAAATTGACCAACAAAAATTAATGATTGCAGGTAGAATTTTATCAGAACCATTTCTAAGGGTTCTGATAAAATTTTGGCAACATTTTGATACCTGTAATAATGATCAGCAATGTAATAACATTCAACAAATTTACGATGATTTAGCAAAATATCGCTCATTATCAAGTGCGCAAGATGATATAATAAATCTTCTTAATAACTCTTCTATAAAAAACAAACCTGCATCAGATGTGATAGTTACAAATGATCTTAAAAAAGATGACATAGCTGATAAACGTAAAAATAATCAAGGCGTATCACTGAAAAAAGAATCATTAAATGACTATGCTACTACATCTTCTCATAAGAAGAATCAAGTAACTACCAAAAATGAGTTGGAGCAAAATGTAGAGACAAAATCAGGAGATGCAGTAGATTTTTTAGATAATGTGAACACAGATGAAGTAAGTGAAGTAGATGAAAATATAGATAATTCATGTGTAAATAATACTGTATTTGATGAACAGTATACACCAGATGAGTTTTATACAAAATTAATGCAAGTATATACAAATCACAATACTTTGTTTACAAATCATGATAAGCATCAGCACATTCATTGCCATACTAAAAAACATACTTATTGTACCTTTGATCCAGATGTAAAGAAGTGTACATGGAATGGAAAGACATATTATTGCGCTATCTCTAAAGACCTCAAATTAGATTCTGTAAAACAGATGTATTATCGTAATGCTTTAGAAAAAGAATTTGTTTCATCGAATATCAACCAATCTGGTATAAAATGCTTGCCTAATAAGATGTTTGAATTAAAGGTTTGCAAAGAAGATTTTAGATTATTAGCTTGTAATACATACGTAGACAATAAAGGAAATTATTTTATTATTTTTAATAAAGAAACTAATCATACAGGAATATCAAATATTATTAGTAACTCAACTCTTAGCAATAATCCAATTTTGACAGAATCATGTAAAGACTGTAATGACGAAGCTGATAGTACTACAGTAAATACTGATATTACCCCATGTGTAATAGGACAAATGCTTAATCAAACTGAATATTATAATGATTGTTAATCATGCAACAAAAAAGTACACAAAATTAAATTTATTGTAACAAGTTTTCCAAGAGTTGGGAGATTTATATTAACTATAGTTCGATATAAGAGCTACATTAAAAATAGCTAAGATAAGGATTACAGACTTCTTTTTAAACAGCAAGTATATGCCATCGTGGTTGATTTAAGGATCTATCACATGGTATATAATATCTCTACGCTTATGCTATTACATTACTGTAATTTACACAATGCTAAATACCTAGTTTATCTATGCTTCATAGCACATACTAATTCTTTCAAGAGAATTCCTGTTTTTGTTAGTTCTTCTATAATTAGAATGTAATATTCTGGTGTATTAAGCTAGCATAAATAAATTTCTCCAAATCACCATCTAATACACGTTTTGTATCAGAAGTTTCAACGTTAGTACGTAGATCCTTAACTAGTTGATATGGCTGCAGAATATAAGATCTGATGTGATATCCCCAACTATTATCTGTTTTAGCAGCATTATGGTTATTAATGATTTCATTTTGTTTTTTTTGTTCTAGCTCATAAATTTTAGCTTTTAACATCCTCATAGCTTCAGCTTTATTTTTGTGTTGAGATCGATCATTTTGGCATTGTACAACAATTTTAGTAGGAAAGTGAGTGATGCGTATCGCTGAATCAGTCGTATTAACATGTTGTCCTCCTGCTCCAGAAGCTCTATAAGTATCGATTCTAATATCTTTATCCTCAATAACTACTTGAATATTATCATTAATCACCGGGTATACCCACGCACTAGCAAAACTGGTCATTCTTTTACCAAGAGCATTAAAAGGAGAATTTCTAACAAGACGATGTACTCCTGATTCTGTTTTAAACCATCCGTAAGCATTATGTCCACAGATTTTAACTGATGCTGATTTAACACCTGCTTCCTCACCATCTAATAAATAAACAACCTCTGTTTTAAAATTCATGCTTTCAGCAAATCTTAGGTACATTCTTAACATCATTGAAGCCCAGTCGTTACTTTCAGTACCTCCAGCTCCAGCATTAATATCAAGAAAACAATCATTAACATCAACATCACTAGTAAATAAGCACTCGACCTGTAGCTTTTTAGCTTCTTCCTGTAGTTTCTTCCATTCTTGTTCTATATTATGAATAAACTCAATATCATTTTCTTTGATAGCAATGTTACTTAATTCAACATAATCATCAAATGCCGAAGCAATTTTATTATATGTAGCTAACTTATTCTCTATAGTTTTTTTTTCCTTTAAGACTAAAGATGCATGTTGATAATTATTCCATAATGAATGGTCCTCTACATCATGTTCTAACTTAGCTAGTTGAGACTTTAAGCTTTCTGGATCAAAGTGACCTCCTAATTAACTCTAGAATTTTGTTGGTTTCTTTTATGTAATCTTTAAGTTCTATTCGCATTTATATAATTGTAATATATTTCAAGCAATTATATTAAGAAGTAGAATGGAATTAAAGATTTTTTTATTATATGGTATGAATGTATATTGATATTATAGCTATAGTGGTTAAAATCACTTGAAATAAATAATAATTAAGATCACTAAAAAAATGCAACAGCAATCTAATATTAGAAATTTTGCAATTATTGCTCATATTGATCATGGCAAATCTACTTTAGCTGATAGATTAATAGAATACTGTAATGCTTTGGAAGCAAGAGAAATGTGTCAGCAAGTACTTGATTCAATGGACATAGAAAAAGAAAGAGGTATTACTATTAAAGCTCAAACTG from Orientia tsutsugamushi str. Boryong includes:
- the tolR gene encoding protein TolR, with the translated sequence MDNNTINAISNVFAKKRSKRALISNINVTPLVDVMLVLLIVFMVTSPMLTLGVNINLPKTSASQPLSEQSEPLTISIDKSNNIYIFKTKISKTQLVNKLKALTRTKGKFNTRIFIKADQNLQYGEIAKLLAEITSAGFTKVALITDNCNEHK
- the tolQ gene encoding protein TolQ, encoding MLEHSSLTSQISIISAFLSADIICKTVMVTLIIASIWSWAIIFYKYYHFNNIKKEINTFNKLLQSNQQVDELYSKINKNNGNSISSMLTIVLNEYKYEHNVTAGNNSNLKDRLLYTIELTKNQISEQLETYLIVLATISSTAPFIGLLGTVWGIMHSFQAIAATKNTSIAVVAPGIAEALLATAIGLFAAIPAGIFYNILTHKLSLVESKLENFIRKFYTVLCKTIDKR
- the hemB gene encoding porphobilinogen synthase, which encodes MDYLSCKFVRLRRNRQYEWLRDLVAETSILSSDLILPIFITDGMNKEIIINTMPSVKIVSPDLALQKVEEAIDYGIRAVALFPSISAAQKSNDAAEACNANNLICQTIRLLKSNNRFRKVGIIADVALDPYTIHGHDGLLTDDCLDIDNDRTLAVLCKQSLKLADAGADIIAPSDMMDGRVKAIRGSLNSKGYCNTIILSYAVKYASNFYGPFRNVVGAKLSSGPSSKKTYQMDYRNTREALKAVEINIQEGADMVVVKPAMTYLDIISNVKNNFNIPVFAYQTSGEYSMIKYAALNDCMDFDQAILESIQCIKRAGATAIFTYAAIKLARFLAANH
- the prfB gene encoding peptide chain release factor 2 (programmed frameshift), whose product is MRIELKDYIKETNKILELIRRSLDPESLKSQLAKLEHDVEDHSLWNNYQHASLVLKEKKTIENKLATYNKIASAFDDYVELSNIAIKENDIEFIHNIEQEWKKLQEEAKKLQVECLFTSDVDVNDCFLDINAGAGGTESNDWASMMLRMYLRFAESMNFKTEVVYLLDGEEAGVKSASVKICGHNAYGWFKTESGVHRLVRNSPFNALGKRMTSFASAWVYPVINDNIQVVIEDKDIRIDTYRASGAGGQHVNTTDSAIRITHFPTKIVVQCQNDRSQHKNKAEAMRMLKAKIYELEQKKQNEIINNHNAAKTDNSWGYHIRSYILQPYQLVKDLRTNVETSDTKRVLDGDLEKFIYASLIHQNITF